The genomic stretch ATGGGCTACGGCAATCGTGTCCGCCTGCTGCCGGGCCTCGACTGGCGTGGCGTCGGGGGCTATGTGGTGGCTCCGCCGTCGCGCCACGCCTCCGGCGGCGAGTACCGCTGGGTGCACCGCCCGAGCGAGCCGTTGCCCGACGGGCCGGCGGCTCTGCGCGCCCTGATCGAGGGGCCGCCGCCGCTTGCGGGCCACCGCCCGATCGCGCATCCGGCGCGGTATGCGCGGGCAGCCCTGGCCGCCGAGGCCGACCGGGTTGCCCGCGCTCCGGTGGGCAGCCGCAACGACACGTTGAACCGCGCGGCGTACGCGATGGGCCGTTTCATCGGCGCCGGGCTGCTCGACCTGACCGAGACGGTGCGCGAACTCGAGGAGGCCGCCCGCTTCGCCGGGCTGGGCCGGGCCGAGATCCGGGGCACGCTGCGCTCGGGCCTGACAGCCGGTCGCCGCGCGCCGTTCGACGGCGGGGCAAGAGGCGCGACCCGACACGTGGCGTAAAAGCACTCTTGCCCCAAAGATGGGTTCATGACCGAGTGGACCGACAAAAGTGTTACGCGCGCGGCCGGGGTCGGGGCATGACCCAGGCGCGGCATCTGAAGCCCTACGACGTCGAGATCTCCGTGGCGGCGGGACGGGACGAGGTCTGGGAGTCCGTCACGCAGCCGGCCGTGCTGCGCCAGTGGTTCGGCTGGGACTACGACGGGCTCGACGCCGAGATCAAACAGATCTTTCTGGACGAGGCGACCCTGTGGGCGCCGGAGAGGATGGGCTGGGCCGACGGCTCCTATCTGGAGGTCACCGGCGACGACGACTCGGCTCGGGTGCGGGTGACCCGCGAGGGCACCATGCCGGGCAGGCCCGAGGTGTACGACGCGATCGAGGAGGGCTGGCGGGCGTTCCTGATCCAGTTGCGCTACTTGCTCGACGAGCGGCCGACCGGCCGGCGGCGCACGCTCTACCTGACCGGCGAGACAACCGGCCGCCAGGTGCTGACGCTCGCACCCGGCGAGTGGGAACGTTTCGGCCCGCGGGTGGCCTGGACGGTCGACGCCGACGGCCACCTGATCGTCGCCGCCGCCCGCAATCACCTGGACGCCCCCGAGGCGACCCACGTCGAAGTGACGATCTCGCTGTTCGGCGCCGACGACTCCACCTTCGAGGCCGCCCGCGAAGCCTGGTCCAAACGCTGGTTCCCCTTGGCCGCCGGCGCCCTCGTCACCACAGCCACCGACCCCGCCCCCGGCCCCTGACCTACCGGCGGCAACGGCCGGCGGCACGACACGGTCCACGAGGCAGGCAGCTACGGCGGCGGCAGACACGGTCCACGAGGCAGGCGGCTACGGCGACGGCAAGCGCTGGGGCGGGGTGTCTTGGCAGGGGGTGCGTTTGCGGTCGTTCGGGGGTCGTGGCGGCAACGAGCGAACCGGTAGCCTGACCCCCTCTGACCTGCCGGGGAGCGACTTTGCCACGGGGTGACTTGGCTTCAGAAGCGCGCAAGGGCGCTCTCGGCGATCCCGCGCGCCTGCGTTCGGTGGCTCGGCTCAAGGTGGGGTCGCGGCCCGACCCGGCGTTCGACCGCATCGCCGTGATTGTTGAGCGGCTGGTCGAGGTGCGGGCCGCGCTGGTCACCGTGGTCGGCGAGGATCGGCAGCATCTGCCGGGGCAGGTCGGGCTGCCCGAGCCGCTCGCGTCGCAGCGGGAGATGCCGCTCACCCACTCGCTCAGCCGGCACGTGGTCGAGTCCGGCAGCATGATCGTCGTGCCGGACGTGCGGGAGGATCCGCGCATGCGCGACAACCCGGCCGTCGCCGAGCTGGGGGCGGTCGCGTTCGCGGGGGTGCCGCTGGCCGACTCCGACGGACACGTTCTCGGCACGCTCGCCGTCATGGACTCCGAACCCCGCGTCTGGACCAGGAGCGAGATCGAGCTGCTCATCGAGCTCGGCGAGGTCTGCGGCTCCGAGCTGCGGCTGCGCATCGCCCGCGAGATAGCCGACGAGGCCCGCCGCGCCGCCGAGTCCGCCCACGGTCAGCTCACCCTGCTCAGCGAGCTGACCGACACGCTCGCCACCACGATGGACCTCGACGTGGCCCTCAACCGGCTCGGCGGCCTGGTGGCGGGCCGTCTCGCCGACTGGTGCCTGATCGTGCTGGCCGGCCAGGGCGGCACGGTCCGCCACCTGTCGGCCGCCCACCGCGACCCGGCACAAGCAGCGACCCTGCGACATCTGGTCGCCCGGTTCGACGCCAAGCCGCTGCTCCGGGGGACACAGCAGGCCGGTCGCCCGGTCCGCTGGGACGAGGCGGCCGTCGCCCAGTTGCGCGACGGTCTGACGGCCGAGGCCGCCGAGCGGCTGGGCTGTTCCTCGTGCCTCGTCGTTCCGATCACGTCACCGGTCCCGCCTCGCGTGCAGGGCGCGGTGCTGCTGGTCAACGGGCCCGCCCGGCCCTCCTTCACCGACGCCGAGGAGGCGACCGCGGCCGAGGTGGGTCACCGCGCCGGCCTGGCCGTCGACAACACCCGCGTGTACGACCGCCATCGCCACGTCGCCGAGGTGCTGCAGCACAGCATGCTTCCCGAACTGCCCCAGGTGGACGGTGTCCAGCTGTTCGGCCGTTACCTCCCGGCCCAGGACGGCGCGTCGGTCGGCGGCGACTGGTATGACGCCTTCGCGCAGCCCGACGGGAGCCTCATGCTGGCCGTCGGGGACGTCGCCGGCCACGACATCGAGGCCGCCGCGACGATGGGTCAGGTCCGCAACCTCGTACGGGGTAACGCCTACGGCCGTGACGACAGCCCGGGCCCACTGCTGGCCCAGCTCGACCGCGCGCTGCACGGCCTGCACGTGCCGGCCGCCGCCACCGCCGTCCTGGCCCGTCTGCGCCGCGACGGCGACGACTACCTGATCTCGTTCGCGAACGCCGGCCACCCGCCACCGGTCCTGCTGCGCCCCGACGGCGAGGTCGACGTGTGGTGGGAGTCGCCGGAGCCGCTGCTCGGGCTGCTCCCCCGCGAGCAGCGCACCACCTGTCACCGCCGCGTCCGCTGCGGCAGCACGCTGCTGCTCTACACCGACGGCCTGGTCGAACACCCGGCCCGGCTGATCGACGACGGAATAGCCCGCATCCGCTCCGTCCTGCGCGGCCACCCCGGCCTCTCCCCCGGCGAGCTGTGCGACCGCCTGATCGCCTCGGCCCCTCGCCGAGCCGACGACATAGCTCTCCTGATCGTCGCCCTGCGCTGAGCAAACCCGGTGCGTCAACCGGGCAGGGCAGGGGAAGCAGGACCAGACGGATCAGGGGGGCCAGCAGGCGGCCCGCCGTGGGTCCACGGGGTGTCGGCGGGGTCGGGGAAAGCCGCGCCCGGGCGGTACGCCTCGCTCAACGTGGTCAGCAGCAGCTGTTCGCCAACCACGGGCACACTTCCCGGCTCGGCCACCAGCTTGCGGCCCATCCCGCCCGAGAGCTCCAGCAGCACGTCGAAACCAGTGGAGGTCGGCGTGACCGAGATGACCTTCGCCTTTTGCGTCGGACGGGCCGGTGACGTGAGCGTGGTGCCGGGCTCCACCCGTACGGGCTCGGTCGTTGCCACCATGATGCGGGGGCGCAGCACCGGCCGTTTGCCCGTGTCGTCGATCCGGTCGGCCTTGGCCAGGGTCACCACCCCGCCGAACGCCGCCCCGGCCAGCCGGTGCTCGGCCAGGACCAACGGGTCGTCGAAGGCCCGCTGCACCGCATAGCGCGCCGCCGCGTTCTCGAGCCGCTGAAGCCGGGCCGCCGCGGCCACCGCGCCGTCCCTGCGGGGCTGGGGTGTGCCGTCCTCCTCCAGGTGGGTGACGAAGGCCGAGTACACGTCCCGATCGCTGTCCCATCGCGACCGCACCCGCGCGCCCTCGGGCAGCGAGCGCAGCAGGGCGATCGACTGCCACATCCGCTCCCAGGTCGGCGTCAGCAGGTCACGCAGCGCTCCGGTCAGCTCCGGGGAGGACTCGGCGATCAGCGGCGCAAGCACCTTGTTGTCGAACTCGGGGTCGGTGGCCGGCCCGGCGACCGGTCCCTGCTCGGCTTCCCGGGCGGCCTCGGCCCCCTCGGTGATCCAGGCGAACAGCGATCCGAAGTGCGCGTCCTCGGCCGAGCTCTGCCCCGTCGCCCAGTGCAACCCCAGGGCCTGTACGGCGTTGGGCAGCATCGCCGAGCCGGGCACCTCGGCCGACGACGCCAGGAACGTGAGCCACTGCCCGAGCAGCGGAACGGCCGGGGGCACCGGGTGGTCGCCATCCGTACGCCGGAAGCGGGTGGAACGGCCGAGCAGCCGCAGGAAGTCGACGCCGGCGGGGTTGGGCACCCACACCTGCGGCGCGTCGAGGTACCTGTGCCGCACGTCGCGTCCCCGGTCGACCGGCACGGCCTCGGTCCCGCCTTCGCCGAACGACGCCAGGTAGGGCACGACCGCATCGGCCAGTTCGGCGGCGAAGGCGAACCGTTCGTCCCGGTTGCGGGGCTGGCTCACCACGAGCAGCCGGGGTTCGGCGACGTCGGCGCCGAGCATCGCGGCCAGCGGCGCGTTGGCCTCACCCGCCGTCGCGAGGGGGATGAGCACCAGCGGGCGGTCGTGGACGTGCAGGTGACGTACGGTGGCGATGGGCTGGGCCAGGCCGGTGGTGAACGCCTCGGCCCGGGCTAGCGCGACAAGGGTGCTCACGGGCCCCCCGGACGAGACAGAGCCTCGTCCCGCAGTCGCCGGGCGGCGCGCAGCAGGGCCGCGGCCTCTTCCTGTCCGGGTGTGGGCGACGCTGCCCCAGAGGCCAGCGCGAGCACTTCGCCGATCGTCTCGATGCCGCCCAGGGCGTCGCGGACGGGCCGTCCCAGCACGGCCGTGCGGCCCGTCGACTCGTGACGGCAGTAGACCGACAGCTCGCAGGCGGAAAGGCATTCCGGGGCGTATCGCGCCTCGACCGCGGTGAGGGCGTCGATCAGCTCCGAGGCGGGCAGGGCGAGGTCGAAGGAGACCGTGGCGGGCAACGATTCCACCAGGTCGGCGACGGAGGCCAGGCGGGACAGCTGCCGCCGCAGCGTCGACAGCTGTTTGCGGACGTCGAGCACGACCGCGACGGGCTGCAGCGAGAAGTTCTCGGGGCACACCAGCACCACCTCGTGGCTGACCGCGTCGTCGCCGAGGAGCCGGCGCAGCGCCAGCACGTACACGGCAGCCTGCACCGCCGCGGCCGACACTGCCGTCCCGTCGGCCTGCCCGTCGACGATCGCGAACGACTTGATCTCGACCACCTGCAGTTGCGAGCCGGTGCGGTGGGCGATCAGGTCGGGTTCGAGGAACACGGTCTGCCCGGCGACCTCGAGGGTCAGCAGCGGGTGGTCGATCAGCCCTTCCGAGCCGTCCCTCAGCAGCGCGCGGGTGCGGGTGTGCCGGGCCGGGAGCGTGTCGTCCTCGTCGGCTCCAAGATCTTCATAGCTTCCCACGTACGCCCCGAGGGTCGCCCTCAGCAGCGCACAGTCGTCGGCCTTGAGCATCGCCTCGAACGCGTTGCCGCGGGCCAGCGCGAACCGGGACTGCCCGAAACGCCCCGGGAACCCGATCCGCTCGGCCAGCCGCACCTTGTCGACACCGGCCGCGTCCAGCACGGCCCGCCGGCTGCAGCCCGGGTTGCCGGTGAGGGCAGCGACCGTCCGCGCGTTGTGCCGCTTGCCCGGCACGGAGCCGCGCAGCCGCTCGATCCGGTTCACGCCACACCCCCGCACGCGGAGCCGCGCAGCCGATCGATCCGGTTCACGCCACACCCCCGCACGCGGAACCGCGCAAGCCGCTCGATCCGGTTCACGCGAACGCCTCCGGACCCAGAGCCGAGCGCAGCGAAGCGCGACCGATTCACGCCGGACCCCGCTGGTGGGGCACGTGCGGCAGACCGAAGAGCTG from Paractinoplanes brasiliensis encodes the following:
- a CDS encoding activator of HSP90 ATPase, with amino-acid sequence MTQARHLKPYDVEISVAAGRDEVWESVTQPAVLRQWFGWDYDGLDAEIKQIFLDEATLWAPERMGWADGSYLEVTGDDDSARVRVTREGTMPGRPEVYDAIEEGWRAFLIQLRYLLDERPTGRRRTLYLTGETTGRQVLTLAPGEWERFGPRVAWTVDADGHLIVAAARNHLDAPEATHVEVTISLFGADDSTFEAAREAWSKRWFPLAAGALVTTATDPAPGP
- a CDS encoding bifunctional DNA primase/polymerase, whose product is MSLTAALAYARHGIPVLPVHAPDPRGGCTCDRGVSCERPGKHPHLRHGLHEASTDPRLIDLWWSRWPDANVGLRTGVTMDVADVDSAEGWHGLCHLLGGDLPAGPRVRTGGGGWHFWFSPMGYGNRVRLLPGLDWRGVGGYVVAPPSRHASGGEYRWVHRPSEPLPDGPAALRALIEGPPPLAGHRPIAHPARYARAALAAEADRVARAPVGSRNDTLNRAAYAMGRFIGAGLLDLTETVRELEEAARFAGLGRAEIRGTLRSGLTAGRRAPFDGGARGATRHVA
- a CDS encoding SpoIIE family protein phosphatase encodes the protein MASEARKGALGDPARLRSVARLKVGSRPDPAFDRIAVIVERLVEVRAALVTVVGEDRQHLPGQVGLPEPLASQREMPLTHSLSRHVVESGSMIVVPDVREDPRMRDNPAVAELGAVAFAGVPLADSDGHVLGTLAVMDSEPRVWTRSEIELLIELGEVCGSELRLRIAREIADEARRAAESAHGQLTLLSELTDTLATTMDLDVALNRLGGLVAGRLADWCLIVLAGQGGTVRHLSAAHRDPAQAATLRHLVARFDAKPLLRGTQQAGRPVRWDEAAVAQLRDGLTAEAAERLGCSSCLVVPITSPVPPRVQGAVLLVNGPARPSFTDAEEATAAEVGHRAGLAVDNTRVYDRHRHVAEVLQHSMLPELPQVDGVQLFGRYLPAQDGASVGGDWYDAFAQPDGSLMLAVGDVAGHDIEAAATMGQVRNLVRGNAYGRDDSPGPLLAQLDRALHGLHVPAAATAVLARLRRDGDDYLISFANAGHPPPVLLRPDGEVDVWWESPEPLLGLLPREQRTTCHRRVRCGSTLLLYTDGLVEHPARLIDDGIARIRSVLRGHPGLSPGELCDRLIASAPRRADDIALLIVALR